The following are encoded in a window of Peromyscus eremicus chromosome 12, PerEre_H2_v1, whole genome shotgun sequence genomic DNA:
- the Adipoq gene encoding adiponectin — MLLLLLQVVLLLLVLPNHAEVTTAEEPGVLIPPPKETCAGWMAGIPGHPGHNGTPGRDGRDGTPGEKGEKGDAGLLGPKGETGDVGATGAEGPRGFPGIPGRKGEPGEGAYVYRSAFSVGLETGVTVPSVPIRFTKIFYNQQNHYDSSTGKFYCNIPGVYYFSYHITVYMKDVKVSLFKKDKAVLFTYDQYQEKNVDQASGSVLLHLEVGDQVWLQVYGDGTHSGLYADNVNDCTFTGFLLYHDTN; from the exons atgctgctgctgctgctgcaagtTGTCCTGCTGCTGTTAGTCCTGCCCAACCATGCTGAGGTTACCACGGCCGAAGAGCCGGGAGTCCTGATCCCTCCACCCAAGGAAACTTGTGCAGGTTGGATGGCAGGCATCCCAGGACATCCTGGCCACAATGGGACACCAGGCCGTGATGGCAGAGATGGCACTCCTGGCGAGAAGGGTGAGAAAGGAGACGCAG GTCTTCTTGGTCCTAAGGGGGAGACAGGAGATGTTGGAGCGACTGGAGCTGAGGGGCCCCGAGGCTTTCCCGGAATCCCTGGCAGGAAAGGAGAGCCTGGAGAAGGTGCTTATGTGTACCGCTCAGCGTTCAGTGTGGGGCTGGAGACCGGAGTCACTGTCCCCAGTGTTCCCATCCGCTTTACTAAGATCTTCTACAACCAACAGAATCATTATGATAGTAGCACGGGGAAATTCTACTGCAACATTCCAGGGGTCTACTATTTCTCCTATCATATCACGGTGTACATGAAAGATGTGAAGGTGAGTCTCTTCAAGAAGGACAAGGCTGTTCTCTTCACCTATGACCAGTATCAGGAGAAGAACGTGGACCAGGCCTCCGGCTCTGTGCTCCTCCATCTGGAGGTGGGCGACCAAGTCTGGCTCCAGGTGTATGGAGATGGGACTCATAGCGGACTCTATGCAGATAATGTCAATGACTGTACCTTCACAGGCTTCCTCCTGTATCATGACACCAACTGA